Proteins encoded in a region of the Isoalcanivorax pacificus W11-5 genome:
- a CDS encoding PstS family phosphate ABC transporter substrate-binding protein: MHSRSSVSLIVLTMMAGTSSVAADVIGAVSGVADPIMSSITGDLNSRGYEFEYVPGDEVNIRYSFLSNSPGAIGLVEGYQSVHFAVTALGLEYSEILDYADQYEPNFGKLIQVPLAVSGVGVGFNNGDVSAQNPLTVTADDVANIFSGQITNWNQLGNYPSKQIMVVYSNVDSGMTKIATRHLAYKAPHLFQENEDFMLARIGTPSGSALFLPVNGDQSVISVMNNIDGAIAFVGPNYPGFNDQTKVARIINDYDGIGYLPSETRVEATIQGISVPSTSNIQDWSPIFPDPTLGYPMAGLVFILASQCYEDLDVGLEVQDLLFVIGLGDYDGIVSQNNMIPITQDWALGALYEFSFHINDPDICQGLGR, translated from the coding sequence ATGCATTCTCGATCTAGTGTTTCTCTGATTGTATTAACCATGATGGCTGGGACAAGCTCCGTTGCTGCTGATGTGATCGGAGCCGTTAGTGGCGTGGCGGATCCTATAATGAGCTCTATAACCGGAGACCTAAACTCTCGTGGTTATGAGTTTGAGTATGTGCCTGGTGATGAAGTAAACATTCGATATTCATTCTTAAGCAACAGCCCTGGCGCCATCGGTTTAGTCGAAGGCTATCAATCTGTACATTTCGCTGTAACTGCATTGGGGCTTGAGTACAGTGAAATATTGGATTACGCGGATCAGTATGAGCCGAACTTCGGGAAACTTATACAAGTTCCCTTGGCGGTAAGTGGTGTTGGCGTGGGTTTTAATAATGGTGATGTTTCGGCTCAGAATCCGTTGACGGTAACGGCTGATGACGTGGCCAATATTTTTTCTGGCCAGATAACGAACTGGAATCAACTGGGTAACTACCCCTCCAAGCAAATTATGGTTGTTTACAGCAATGTTGATAGTGGGATGACAAAGATAGCAACAAGACACCTGGCCTACAAGGCGCCCCATCTATTTCAAGAAAACGAAGACTTTATGTTGGCTAGGATTGGAACGCCTTCTGGCAGTGCTCTGTTTCTCCCGGTGAATGGCGATCAGTCAGTGATTTCGGTAATGAATAATATTGATGGGGCGATTGCGTTTGTTGGGCCGAACTATCCTGGTTTTAATGATCAAACTAAAGTGGCACGAATAATTAACGACTATGATGGAATTGGATACTTACCATCAGAGACGCGAGTTGAGGCAACGATACAGGGTATTTCCGTCCCATCGACCTCCAATATACAGGATTGGTCGCCGATCTTTCCCGATCCCACCCTAGGATATCCCATGGCTGGTCTGGTGTTTATTCTTGCTAGCCAGTGCTACGAAGATCTGGACGTTGGATTGGAAGTTCAGGACCTTTTGTTCGTAATAGGCCTTGGCGACTACGACGGTATAGTTTCTCAGAATAATATGATTCCAATAACGCAGGATTGGGCATTAGGGGCTTTGTATGAATTTTCCTTTCATATAAATGATCCTGACATCTGCCAAGGGCTGGGCAGATAA
- a CDS encoding substrate-binding domain-containing protein — protein MKNGKVWNLPSNFPRAVIATPESKFCSDLITNTPMQRVISTALHDFPDETNKPLNGDFKMFKRNVLAVSLSLGLAAFAGQASADVVGGGASLSAGVFNDIITGENYNYESYVSVGSSAGKRAFFGNDSSEFGYDPALVPTVHYAGSDSIATSAEISNYAANDQSTFGDLIQVPFAGTSVTVPFNNSEVTAMNPLVLSSSDVAKIFSGQITNWNQLGAFSSKQITVVHRADGSGTVEIFTRHLAAVEPTLFQTSTNFLTARIGTPSGSAVFQSANGSSGVVSLMNSIDGAITFVSPDYVDPSDPSEVAAIINPTNSTAYMPTQVNVQVTFDSVTPPSTTNPADWAPIFPNPSAGYPIAGFTYMLLSECYNDPAIGAAISNFAINHYAGLHDSYISSASLIPLPSSWQNAVLNTYALNINGSGCASVTGR, from the coding sequence TTGAAGAATGGAAAAGTCTGGAATCTCCCGAGCAATTTTCCCCGCGCTGTCATCGCCACCCCTGAAAGTAAATTCTGTAGCGACCTGATCACCAATACTCCAATGCAGAGGGTGATATCAACGGCGCTGCACGATTTTCCGGACGAAACAAACAAACCCTTAAATGGAGATTTCAAGATGTTCAAGCGTAATGTTCTGGCTGTGTCACTCAGCCTGGGTCTGGCAGCGTTTGCTGGTCAGGCGTCTGCTGATGTCGTTGGTGGTGGTGCTTCCCTGTCTGCCGGCGTGTTCAATGACATTATCACCGGCGAAAACTACAACTACGAAAGCTATGTCTCCGTTGGCTCGAGCGCGGGCAAGCGTGCTTTCTTCGGTAACGATTCAAGCGAGTTTGGTTATGATCCGGCTCTGGTGCCGACCGTACACTATGCTGGTAGCGATTCCATTGCTACGAGTGCGGAGATCAGCAACTATGCGGCTAACGATCAAAGCACCTTTGGCGACCTGATTCAAGTTCCGTTCGCGGGCACCTCCGTTACTGTCCCATTCAACAACAGCGAAGTAACTGCAATGAATCCTCTGGTTCTGAGCAGCAGCGATGTGGCCAAGATTTTTTCCGGCCAAATCACTAACTGGAACCAGCTGGGTGCCTTTTCATCGAAGCAAATAACCGTTGTTCATCGCGCTGATGGTTCTGGTACTGTGGAGATATTCACGCGCCACCTGGCTGCTGTTGAGCCGACTTTGTTCCAGACCAGCACCAACTTCCTGACAGCTCGGATTGGCACGCCGTCCGGGAGCGCTGTTTTTCAGTCAGCCAATGGATCAAGCGGTGTAGTGTCCCTGATGAACAGCATTGATGGCGCTATTACCTTCGTTAGCCCGGATTATGTTGACCCGTCCGACCCGTCGGAAGTGGCCGCTATCATCAACCCTACCAATAGCACTGCGTATATGCCAACGCAGGTTAACGTGCAGGTCACCTTTGACTCGGTAACCCCTCCGTCCACCACTAATCCGGCCGATTGGGCGCCGATTTTCCCTAACCCAAGCGCTGGATATCCGATCGCTGGCTTTACTTACATGCTGCTGAGTGAGTGCTACAACGATCCGGCGATTGGTGCTGCAATTAGCAACTTCGCGATCAATCATTATGCTGGTCTGCACGACTCCTACATTTCCAGCGCTAGCCTGATTCCGCTGCCAAGCAGCTGGCAGAATGCCGTGCTTAATACGTATGCTTTGAATATAAATGGTTCTGGCTGCGCTTCAGTTACCGGTCGATAA
- a CDS encoding transposase encodes MTRYSRVGMQELDQKLSRIVESARVSPVSVFRYGSPWVWIVSQEEWQKTLTDIRDYLPMEHPLITLRDAVSESGLVEQVTAMAGEGLFRLNMTALTHIMLLRLAITHTGNEADIYHQINYNILYRWFVGLDVNRRMWSRDDFIRDVGAFGDRLELVAVIKGFLDKRGFGRCGA; translated from the coding sequence ATGACGCGATATTCACGTGTAGGCATGCAGGAACTGGATCAGAAATTATCAAGGATTGTGGAATCAGCGCGCGTCAGCCCGGTATCAGTGTTCCGTTATGGTTCACCCTGGGTCTGGATCGTGTCGCAGGAGGAATGGCAGAAAACCCTGACGGATATCCGGGATTACCTTCCGATGGAGCACCCGCTGATCACGTTGCGCGACGCCGTATCGGAGTCTGGTCTGGTGGAGCAGGTCACGGCGATGGCGGGCGAAGGCCTTTTTCGCCTGAACATGACTGCGTTAACGCACATCATGTTGCTGCGTCTGGCCATTACCCATACCGGTAACGAAGCGGACATCTATCACCAGATCAACTACAACATATTGTATCGCTGGTTTGTGGGCCTGGATGTAAACCGGCGCATGTGGTCGCGCGATGATTTTATTCGGGATGTGGGGGCATTTGGTGACCGGCTTGAACTGGTTGCCGTGATCAAGGGGTTTCTGGATAAACGGGGTTTTGGCCGCTGCGGCGCGTAA
- the glmS gene encoding glutamine--fructose-6-phosphate transaminase (isomerizing): MCGIVGAIGERNVAGILLTGLKRLEYRGYDSAGVAIIGQDGLQRVRREGKVQGLEDAVQASHTSGQIGIAHTRWATHGVPSERNAHPHMSGDDLALVHNGIIENYQALRDALQGEGYTFTSDTDTEVIVHLIHQAQARGEDLLAAVQSTVRRLRGAYALGVVSTSDPDRFIAVRSGSPLVVGLGIGENYVASDQLALLPVTTRFIFLQEGDVAEVCRDSVRIFDRDGTQVERDIHEFDGTHEDAEKGEYRHYMLKEIFEQPVALQRTLEGRLGSVADLDGLFSENADLLHKVRNIQIIACGTSYHAGMIARYWLEALAGVPCQVEVASEFRYRSHVVPEGTLFVTISQSGETADTLAALRATSSPNYVGRLAVCNVDSSSLVRESELVLLTRAGPEIGVASTKAFTTQLAALMMLVLALGRVRGLEQARIQTVLDEMRQLPGLIQQVLQLDGDIEKLAEDFVEKHHTLFLGRGTQYPVAMEGALKLKEISYIHAEAYPAGELKHGPLALVDKDMPVVAVAPNDELLEKLKSNLQEVRARGGELYIFADRDAALQNEDGVTVLNMPPVPECLIPIVYTVPLQLLSYHVAVMRGTDVDQPRNLAKSVTVE; encoded by the coding sequence ATGTGCGGCATTGTTGGTGCAATCGGCGAACGTAACGTCGCCGGCATTCTGCTCACCGGCCTGAAGCGGCTGGAATACCGTGGCTATGATTCCGCCGGTGTGGCCATCATCGGCCAGGACGGCCTGCAACGCGTGCGCCGCGAAGGCAAGGTGCAGGGCCTGGAAGACGCCGTGCAGGCCAGCCACACCAGCGGCCAGATCGGCATCGCCCATACCCGCTGGGCGACCCACGGCGTGCCGTCGGAACGCAATGCCCACCCGCACATGTCGGGGGATGACCTGGCGCTGGTGCACAACGGCATCATCGAAAATTACCAGGCGCTGCGCGACGCACTGCAGGGCGAAGGCTATACCTTCACGTCCGATACCGACACCGAAGTGATCGTGCATCTGATCCACCAGGCGCAGGCGCGTGGCGAGGATCTGCTGGCCGCCGTGCAAAGCACGGTGCGTCGTCTGCGTGGTGCCTACGCACTGGGCGTGGTGAGCACCAGCGACCCGGACCGTTTCATCGCCGTGCGCTCCGGCAGCCCGCTGGTCGTGGGGCTGGGCATTGGTGAAAACTATGTGGCGTCCGACCAGCTCGCCCTGTTGCCGGTGACCACGCGCTTCATCTTCCTGCAGGAAGGCGACGTGGCCGAAGTCTGCCGTGACAGCGTGCGTATCTTTGACCGCGACGGCACACAGGTCGAGCGCGACATCCACGAATTCGACGGCACCCACGAAGACGCCGAAAAAGGCGAGTACCGCCACTACATGCTCAAGGAAATCTTCGAGCAGCCCGTTGCATTGCAGCGCACACTGGAAGGACGCCTGGGCAGCGTCGCCGATCTTGACGGCCTGTTCAGCGAGAATGCCGACCTGCTGCACAAAGTGCGCAATATCCAGATCATCGCCTGTGGCACCAGCTACCACGCCGGCATGATCGCCCGTTACTGGCTCGAAGCCCTGGCCGGTGTGCCCTGCCAGGTGGAAGTGGCGAGCGAATTCCGCTACCGCAGCCACGTGGTGCCCGAGGGCACCCTGTTTGTCACTATTTCGCAGAGCGGCGAAACAGCCGATACGCTCGCCGCATTGCGCGCCACCAGCAGCCCGAATTATGTTGGCCGGCTTGCCGTGTGCAATGTGGATAGCTCCTCACTGGTGCGCGAATCCGAACTGGTGCTGCTGACCCGCGCCGGCCCGGAAATTGGCGTGGCATCGACCAAGGCGTTCACTACCCAGCTCGCGGCATTGATGATGCTGGTACTGGCCCTGGGCCGCGTGCGCGGTCTGGAACAGGCGCGCATTCAGACAGTGCTGGATGAAATGCGACAGTTGCCGGGCCTGATCCAGCAAGTACTGCAACTGGATGGCGATATTGAAAAACTCGCCGAAGATTTTGTCGAAAAACACCACACGCTGTTCCTGGGCCGAGGCACTCAGTATCCGGTGGCCATGGAAGGCGCACTGAAGCTGAAAGAAATTTCCTACATCCACGCCGAAGCCTACCCGGCCGGCGAGCTGAAACATGGTCCGCTGGCACTGGTGGACAAAGACATGCCGGTGGTGGCGGTCGCACCGAACGATGAGTTGCTGGAAAAACTCAAATCCAACCTCCAGGAAGTGCGCGCCCGTGGCGGTGAGCTGTATATCTTCGCCGATCGTGACGCGGCACTGCAGAACGAAGACGGCGTCACCGTACTGAACATGCCGCCGGTGCCGGAGTGCCTGATCCCGATCGTGTACACCGTGCCGCTGCAACTGCTCAGTTATCACGTGGCCGTCATGCGGGGCACCGACGTGGACCAGCCGCGTAACCTGGCAAAATCCGTGACCGTGGAATGA
- the glmU gene encoding bifunctional UDP-N-acetylglucosamine diphosphorylase/glucosamine-1-phosphate N-acetyltransferase GlmU, protein MELAVVILAAGKGTRMRSQLPKVAHPIAGRPMLSHVIDSARALDARRICVVYGHGGELVREQVPAPDAVWAEQAEQLGTGHAVAQAMPHVSEDVVLILYGDVPLIRPDTLRDFVGRVAPDRLALMTLEMDEPGAYGRIVRNAAGEVQAIVEFKDADDTQRAIREINTGILACPRAFLADALPKLSSNNAQGEYYLTDVIAMAVKAGLTVEAVQPQFAWEVDGVNDRVQLARLERIYQQVQAEQLMRAGVTVLDPARLDIRGTVQCGEDVVLDVNTVLEGDVSLAAGVRVGPNCLIRNSCIGAGTVVEANSIIDGADVGEACQIGPFARLRPGTEMAARGKVGNFVETKKTRIGPGSKVNHLTYLGDTELGSGVNVGAGTITCNYDGVNKARTEIGDNAFIGSNSSLVAPVTIGKDATVGAGSVITRDVEAGELAVARGKQRNISGWPRPQKKD, encoded by the coding sequence ATGGAACTTGCAGTGGTCATCCTTGCCGCCGGCAAGGGCACCCGGATGCGCTCGCAACTGCCAAAGGTGGCGCACCCGATTGCCGGCCGGCCGATGCTCTCGCACGTCATCGACAGTGCCCGGGCACTGGACGCGCGGCGTATCTGCGTCGTCTACGGCCACGGCGGCGAGCTGGTGCGCGAACAGGTCCCGGCCCCGGACGCGGTCTGGGCCGAACAGGCCGAGCAACTCGGCACCGGCCATGCGGTGGCCCAGGCCATGCCTCACGTCAGCGAAGATGTGGTGCTGATCCTGTACGGTGACGTGCCCCTGATCCGCCCGGACACCCTGCGCGACTTCGTCGGTCGCGTCGCTCCCGACCGGCTGGCCCTGATGACCCTGGAAATGGACGAGCCTGGCGCCTACGGCCGCATCGTCCGCAACGCCGCCGGCGAAGTGCAGGCGATCGTCGAGTTCAAGGACGCCGACGACACCCAGCGCGCGATCCGCGAAATCAACACCGGCATCCTCGCCTGCCCGCGCGCCTTCCTGGCGGACGCCCTGCCCAAACTCTCCAGCAATAACGCCCAGGGTGAGTACTACCTCACCGACGTGATTGCCATGGCGGTCAAGGCCGGCCTGACCGTGGAAGCCGTACAGCCGCAGTTCGCCTGGGAAGTCGACGGCGTCAACGACCGGGTGCAGCTCGCGCGCCTGGAACGCATCTACCAGCAGGTCCAGGCGGAACAACTGATGCGCGCCGGGGTCACTGTGCTGGACCCGGCGCGGCTGGACATTCGTGGCACCGTGCAGTGCGGCGAAGACGTGGTACTGGATGTGAACACCGTGCTGGAAGGCGACGTGAGCCTGGCCGCCGGTGTGCGCGTCGGCCCGAACTGCCTGATCCGCAACAGCTGCATCGGCGCCGGCACCGTGGTCGAGGCGAACTCCATCATCGACGGCGCCGACGTCGGTGAAGCCTGCCAGATCGGCCCGTTCGCACGGCTGCGCCCCGGCACCGAAATGGCCGCACGAGGCAAAGTGGGCAACTTCGTCGAGACGAAGAAAACCCGCATCGGCCCGGGCAGCAAAGTGAATCACCTGACCTACCTGGGTGACACCGAGCTGGGCAGCGGTGTCAACGTGGGTGCGGGCACCATTACCTGCAACTATGATGGCGTCAACAAGGCACGCACCGAGATCGGCGACAACGCCTTCATCGGCTCGAATTCGTCACTGGTGGCCCCGGTGACCATCGGCAAGGACGCCACCGTCGGCGCCGGCAGTGTCATCACCCGCGATGTCGAAGCGGGCGAACTGGCGGTGGCGCGTGGCAAACAGCGAAACATCAGCGGCTGGCCCCGGCCGCAAAAAAAGGACTGA
- a CDS encoding F0F1 ATP synthase subunit epsilon: MPMTVHCDIVSAEKQLFSGEVEMVVAAGSEGDLGILPGHAPLLTGLKPGPVRIIKQGGEEEVFYVNGGFLEVQPKVVTVLADSAARAHDMDEAAAEEARQRAKEALEGKHTDMDYSAASAQLAESVAQLRAIQQMKKKFGGSGK, encoded by the coding sequence ATGCCGATGACAGTGCATTGCGACATCGTCAGCGCTGAAAAGCAGCTGTTCTCAGGCGAGGTGGAAATGGTCGTGGCCGCCGGCAGCGAGGGTGACCTCGGCATCCTGCCGGGCCACGCGCCGCTGCTGACCGGCCTGAAACCCGGCCCGGTGCGGATCATCAAGCAGGGCGGCGAAGAAGAAGTGTTCTATGTGAACGGCGGCTTCCTGGAAGTGCAGCCGAAAGTGGTGACCGTGCTGGCCGACTCCGCAGCGCGTGCCCACGACATGGACGAAGCCGCCGCCGAAGAAGCCCGGCAGCGCGCGAAGGAAGCCCTGGAAGGCAAGCACACCGACATGGACTACTCCGCTGCCTCCGCGCAGCTGGCGGAATCCGTGGCGCAGTTGCGGGCCATTCAGCAGATGAAGAAGAAGTTCGGCGGCTCCGGCAAGTAA
- the atpD gene encoding F0F1 ATP synthase subunit beta: MSSGRIVQIIGAVIDVEFPRESVPNVYDALTVSGADTVLEVQQQLGDGIVRTIAMGSTEGLKRGLDVANTNAPIQVPVGKETLGRIMDVLGRPIDEAGPIGEQERMPIHRKAPTYAEQASGNELLETGIKVIDLVCPFAKGGKVGLFGGAGVGKTVNMMELIRNIAIEHSGYSVFAGVGERTREGNDFYHEMKDSNVLDKVSLVYGQMNEPPGNRLRVALTGLTMAEKFRDEGRDVLLFVDNIYRYTLAGTEVSALLGRMPSAVGYQPTLAEEMGVLQERITSTKTGSITSVQAVYVPADDLTDPSPATTFAHLDATVVLSRDIAAKGIYPAIDPLDSTSRQLDPLVIGEEHYAAARGVQTVLQRYKELKDIIAILGMDELSEEDKTTVMRARKIERFLSQPFFVAEVFTGSPGKYVSLKDTIRGFNGILGGEFDHIPEQDFYMKGSIDEVVEAYNKRQAK, translated from the coding sequence ATGAGTAGCGGTCGTATTGTTCAGATCATCGGCGCTGTAATCGACGTGGAATTCCCGCGTGAAAGCGTGCCCAATGTCTACGACGCACTGACAGTGAGCGGTGCCGACACCGTTCTGGAAGTACAACAGCAGCTCGGCGACGGCATCGTGCGCACCATCGCCATGGGTTCCACCGAAGGCCTCAAGCGTGGCCTGGACGTGGCCAACACCAACGCGCCGATCCAGGTGCCGGTGGGCAAAGAAACCCTGGGCCGCATCATGGACGTGCTGGGTCGCCCGATCGACGAAGCCGGTCCGATCGGCGAACAGGAGCGCATGCCGATTCACCGCAAGGCACCGACCTACGCGGAACAGGCCTCTGGCAACGAACTGCTGGAAACCGGCATCAAGGTGATCGACCTGGTCTGCCCGTTCGCCAAGGGCGGTAAAGTCGGCCTGTTCGGTGGTGCCGGCGTGGGCAAGACCGTGAACATGATGGAGCTGATCCGGAACATCGCGATCGAGCACTCCGGTTACTCGGTATTTGCCGGCGTGGGTGAGCGGACCCGTGAAGGGAACGACTTCTACCACGAAATGAAAGACTCCAACGTACTGGACAAGGTATCGCTGGTATACGGCCAGATGAACGAGCCGCCGGGCAACCGTCTGCGCGTGGCCCTGACCGGCCTGACCATGGCGGAAAAATTCCGTGATGAAGGCCGTGACGTACTGCTGTTCGTCGACAACATCTACCGCTACACCCTGGCCGGTACCGAAGTATCCGCGCTGCTCGGCCGTATGCCGTCGGCGGTGGGTTACCAGCCGACCCTGGCGGAAGAGATGGGCGTGCTGCAGGAGCGTATTACCTCCACCAAGACCGGCTCCATCACCTCGGTGCAGGCCGTTTACGTACCGGCGGATGACTTGACCGACCCGTCCCCGGCCACCACCTTCGCTCACCTTGACGCGACCGTGGTACTGAGCCGTGACATCGCCGCCAAGGGTATCTACCCGGCGATCGACCCGCTGGACTCCACCTCCCGCCAGCTCGACCCGCTGGTGATCGGTGAAGAGCACTACGCTGCCGCCCGTGGTGTGCAGACCGTGCTGCAGCGTTATAAAGAACTGAAAGACATCATCGCCATCCTCGGCATGGACGAGCTGTCCGAAGAAGACAAGACCACGGTAATGCGGGCACGGAAAATCGAACGCTTCCTGTCCCAGCCGTTCTTCGTGGCGGAAGTATTCACCGGCTCGCCGGGCAAATACGTGTCCCTGAAAGACACCATCCGCGGCTTCAACGGCATTCTCGGCGGTGAGTTTGATCACATCCCGGAGCAGGACTTCTACATGAAGGGCTCCATCGACGAAGTGGTCGAGGCATACAACAAGCGTCAGGCCAAGTAA
- the atpG gene encoding F0F1 ATP synthase subunit gamma, with amino-acid sequence MAGAKEVRTKIASVQSTRKITRAMEMVAASKMRRAQERMAASKPYATRIRGVIAHLANADVEYRHPYLAERDVKKVAYIVVSSDRGLCGGLNVNLLKQMVREARQWSEQGVQVQYCAIGNKAMSFFRSFGGEVVSSVTGLGDAPHMGDLVGSIKVMADAFEKGEVDRVYLVYNEFVNTMTQSPVVQQLLPLKSGDESEFKNTTGQRWDYIYEPSAKELINGLLKRFIETQVYQGVVENNACEQAARMVAMKAATDNAGDLIRDLELLYNKARQAAITQEISEIVSGAAAV; translated from the coding sequence ATGGCCGGCGCGAAAGAGGTACGTACCAAAATCGCAAGTGTCCAGAGCACGCGGAAAATTACCCGTGCCATGGAGATGGTTGCCGCCAGCAAGATGCGTCGCGCACAGGAACGCATGGCGGCCTCCAAGCCGTATGCCACGCGTATCCGGGGCGTGATTGCGCACCTGGCAAACGCCGATGTGGAATACCGCCATCCTTACCTCGCCGAGCGCGACGTAAAAAAGGTGGCCTACATCGTGGTCAGCAGTGACCGCGGCCTGTGTGGTGGCCTCAACGTCAACCTGCTCAAGCAGATGGTGCGCGAAGCGCGCCAGTGGTCCGAGCAGGGTGTGCAGGTGCAATACTGCGCCATCGGCAACAAGGCGATGAGTTTCTTCCGCAGCTTCGGCGGTGAAGTAGTGTCGTCGGTGACCGGCCTGGGCGATGCGCCGCACATGGGTGACCTGGTGGGTTCCATCAAGGTCATGGCGGATGCGTTCGAGAAAGGCGAGGTGGATCGCGTCTATCTGGTGTACAACGAATTCGTCAACACCATGACGCAAAGCCCGGTGGTGCAGCAACTGCTGCCGCTGAAATCCGGTGACGAATCGGAATTCAAGAACACCACCGGCCAGCGTTGGGACTACATCTACGAGCCGTCGGCCAAAGAACTGATCAACGGTCTGCTGAAGCGTTTCATCGAAACCCAGGTATACCAGGGTGTGGTGGAAAACAACGCCTGCGAACAGGCCGCGCGGATGGTTGCCATGAAGGCAGCAACCGATAACGCCGGCGACCTGATCCGTGATCTGGAGCTCCTGTATAACAAGGCCCGTCAGGCGGCCATTACACAGGAAATCTCCGAAATTGTTAGTGGTGCCGCCGCGGTCTGA
- the atpA gene encoding F0F1 ATP synthase subunit alpha yields the protein MQQLNPSEISEIIKQRIAKLDVSTQARNEGTVVSVSDGIVRIHGLADVMYGEMIEFEGGVYGMALNLERDSVGAVVLGDYLGVAEGQKVKCTGRILEVPVGPELLGRVVDALGNPIDGKGPLNTKITEPVEKVAPGVIWRKSVDQPVQTGLKAIDAMTPVGRGQRELIIGDRQIGKTAIAIDTIINQKNSGIKCIYVAIGQKQSTIANVVRKLEEHGALENTIIVAASASDPAAMQYLAPFAGCSMGEYFRDRGEDALVVYDDLTKQAWAYRQISLLLRRPPGREAYPGDVFYLHSRLLERAARVNEEYVEQFTNGAVKGKTGSLTALPIIETQAGDVSAFVPTNVISITDGQIFVETDLFNSGIRPAMNAGISVSRVGGAAQTKIIKKLGGGIRLALAQYRELAAFAQFASDLDEATRAQLEHGQRATELMKQKQFSPQSVAEMGVVLYAINEGFLKDVALDKIGKFEAALLDYMNSEQKALMEKINEKGDFNGDIESGIKDAIEKFKATQTW from the coding sequence ATGCAGCAACTCAACCCGTCCGAAATCAGCGAGATCATCAAGCAGCGTATTGCCAAGCTTGATGTCTCCACCCAGGCGCGCAACGAAGGGACCGTGGTATCGGTATCCGACGGTATTGTGCGCATTCATGGTCTGGCCGACGTGATGTACGGCGAAATGATCGAGTTTGAAGGCGGCGTTTACGGCATGGCCCTCAACCTTGAGCGTGACTCCGTTGGTGCGGTGGTGCTGGGTGATTACCTGGGCGTTGCCGAAGGCCAGAAAGTCAAATGTACCGGCCGCATTCTGGAAGTGCCGGTCGGCCCGGAGCTGCTCGGCCGCGTTGTTGACGCGCTGGGTAACCCGATTGATGGCAAAGGTCCGCTGAACACCAAGATCACCGAGCCGGTCGAAAAGGTTGCGCCGGGCGTGATCTGGCGTAAGTCGGTAGACCAGCCGGTGCAGACCGGCCTGAAAGCCATCGACGCCATGACCCCGGTTGGCCGTGGCCAGCGTGAGCTGATCATCGGTGACCGTCAGATCGGTAAGACCGCGATCGCCATCGACACCATCATCAACCAGAAAAATTCCGGCATTAAGTGTATCTACGTCGCGATCGGTCAGAAGCAGTCGACCATTGCCAACGTGGTGCGCAAGCTGGAAGAGCACGGTGCGCTGGAAAACACCATCATCGTTGCCGCGTCGGCCTCCGACCCGGCCGCCATGCAGTACCTGGCGCCGTTCGCCGGTTGCTCCATGGGTGAATACTTCCGCGACCGCGGTGAAGACGCGCTGGTGGTTTACGATGACCTGACCAAGCAGGCCTGGGCTTATCGCCAGATCTCCCTGCTGCTGCGTCGTCCGCCGGGCCGCGAAGCGTACCCGGGTGACGTGTTCTATCTGCACTCCCGTCTGCTGGAACGCGCTGCCCGTGTCAACGAAGAGTACGTTGAGCAGTTCACCAACGGTGCAGTGAAAGGCAAGACCGGTTCCCTGACCGCGCTGCCGATCATCGAAACCCAGGCCGGTGACGTGTCCGCGTTCGTACCGACCAACGTGATCTCCATTACCGACGGTCAGATCTTCGTTGAAACCGACCTGTTCAACTCCGGCATCCGCCCGGCGATGAACGCCGGTATCTCGGTATCCCGTGTAGGCGGTGCCGCGCAGACCAAGATCATCAAGAAACTCGGTGGTGGTATCCGTCTGGCGCTGGCGCAGTACCGTGAACTGGCGGCGTTTGCCCAGTTTGCTTCCGACCTGGATGAGGCGACCCGTGCCCAGCTGGAGCATGGTCAGCGCGCCACCGAGCTGATGAAGCAGAAGCAGTTCAGCCCGCAGTCCGTTGCTGAAATGGGCGTGGTGCTGTACGCGATCAACGAAGGCTTCCTGAAAGATGTGGCGCTGGACAAGATCGGCAAGTTCGAAGCCGCTCTGCTGGACTACATGAACAGCGAACAGAAGGCGTTGATGGAAAAAATCAACGAGAAGGGCGACTTCAACGGCGACATCGAGTCCGGCATCAAGGACGCGATCGAGAAGTTCAAGGCTACCCAGACCTGGTAA